One Streptomyces fagopyri DNA window includes the following coding sequences:
- a CDS encoding ADP-ribosylglycohydrolase family protein, which yields MTPVGTELSDRVLGGWLGRIAGNMLGKPVEQGDHWTRDRIDRYLRRTAALPLTDYLPGPADSDQGEGDEFALRPEWRQCVRGRIHGSCRDDDVDYAILGLDLLETHGFGFSTEQVGDLWLLRLPYLQTFTAERAAYRNLANGIKPLLTATYDNPYQEWIGALIRADIYGWTCPGMPRRAASLARRDAVLSHTGNGVYGAMWAAALVSAAFTATTVRQALDTALTVIPASSRLARTVRRVLTLHETRMTWEDTLSTVSEETSGLGWIHTIPNAAVLTAGLLYGDGDFTRTITLTVRGGLDTDSNGATAGSVAGVLCGAGAVPAQWKDPLEDTVRSAVFGFDGVRISELAARTVALAEAGAGTAAVPS from the coding sequence ATGACCCCTGTGGGCACCGAGCTCTCGGACCGCGTCCTGGGGGGCTGGCTGGGCCGGATCGCGGGCAACATGCTCGGCAAACCGGTCGAGCAGGGCGACCACTGGACGCGGGACCGCATCGACCGCTATCTGCGCCGGACCGCGGCCCTGCCGCTCACCGACTACCTTCCCGGACCGGCCGACAGCGACCAGGGCGAGGGCGACGAGTTCGCGCTGCGGCCCGAGTGGCGGCAGTGCGTGCGCGGCCGTATCCACGGCAGTTGCCGGGACGACGACGTCGACTACGCGATCCTCGGCCTCGACCTCCTGGAGACGCACGGCTTCGGCTTCAGCACCGAGCAGGTCGGCGACCTGTGGCTGCTGCGGCTGCCCTACCTGCAGACGTTCACCGCGGAACGGGCGGCGTACCGCAACCTCGCCAACGGCATCAAACCGCTTCTCACGGCCACCTACGACAACCCGTACCAGGAGTGGATCGGCGCCCTGATCCGCGCCGACATCTACGGGTGGACCTGTCCGGGGATGCCGCGCCGGGCGGCCTCCCTGGCCCGCAGGGACGCCGTGCTGTCCCACACCGGCAACGGCGTGTACGGCGCCATGTGGGCGGCGGCGCTGGTCTCCGCCGCCTTCACCGCGACCACCGTGCGGCAGGCGCTCGACACCGCGCTGACCGTCATCCCCGCGAGCAGCCGCCTCGCCCGCACCGTGCGCCGGGTGCTCACGCTCCACGAGACCCGGATGACCTGGGAGGACACGCTGAGCACGGTGTCCGAGGAGACCTCCGGGCTCGGCTGGATCCATACGATCCCGAACGCCGCCGTTCTCACGGCCGGGCTCCTGTACGGCGACGGGGACTTCACCCGCACCATCACGCTGACCGTCCGCGGCGGCCTGGACACCGACTCGAACGGGGCGACGGCGGGCTCGGTCGCCGGGGTCCTGTGCGGGGCCGGGGCCGTTCCCGCACAGTGGAAGGACCCCTTGGAGGACACGGTGCGCAGCGCGGTGTTCGGCTTCGACGGTGTACGGATCAGCGAACTGGCCGCGCGCACGGTCGCGCTCGCGGAGGCCGGAGCCGGGACGGCGGCGGTCCCCTCCTGA
- a CDS encoding NUDIX domain-containing protein, whose translation MTTPDFATYIAGLPRVLAGAAALFRDTDGRILLVEPNYREGWALPGGTVESDDGETPRQGARRETAEEIGLDIEPGRLLAVDWVHGAGRPPLVAYLYDGGVLDEGQLKAIRLQEEELLSWRLVPRDELPEHLPGSLGRRVLVALDVLSEGSGTAELENGHRVG comes from the coding sequence ATGACCACTCCGGACTTCGCCACGTACATCGCGGGTCTGCCCCGCGTCCTCGCCGGTGCCGCCGCGCTCTTCCGCGACACGGACGGCCGGATCCTGCTCGTCGAGCCCAACTACCGCGAGGGGTGGGCCCTTCCGGGCGGCACCGTCGAGTCGGACGACGGGGAGACCCCGCGCCAGGGTGCCCGTCGCGAGACCGCCGAGGAGATCGGCCTCGACATCGAACCGGGCCGGCTGCTGGCGGTCGACTGGGTGCACGGGGCCGGACGGCCCCCGCTGGTCGCCTATCTGTACGACGGTGGAGTCCTCGACGAGGGACAGCTCAAGGCGATCCGGTTGCAGGAGGAGGAGTTGCTGTCGTGGCGGCTGGTCCCGCGCGACGAACTGCCCGAACATCTGCCGGGCTCGCTCGGCCGCCGGGTCCTGGTCGCGCTCGACGTCCTGTCCGAGGGCTCGGGAACGGCGGAGCTGGAGAACGGCCACCGGGTGGGCTAG
- a CDS encoding glycerate kinase has translation MLIAADKFKGSLTAVEVAERVTAGLRRVAPGAGIEALPVADGGDGTVDAAVAAGFERREVRVAGPLGDEVTAAFALRGDTAVVEMAEASGLQRLPAGTFAPLTASTYGSGELLRAALDAGARVIVFGVGGSATTDGGAGMLAALGARFLDADGERVAPGGAALGDVVTADLSGLDARLASVDLVLASDVDNPLTGPKGAPAVYGPQKGASPDDVVVLDTALAHFTTVLEKAVGPRAAEYAAAPGAGAAGGIGYGALVVGARFRPGIEVMLDVLGFAPALDRADLVITGEGSLDEQTLHGKAPAGVAAAARAAGKEVVAVCGRLALPPEALGRAGIRRAYPLTDVEPDIATCIADAGPILERVAENIGRDFLL, from the coding sequence GTGCTGATCGCCGCGGACAAGTTCAAGGGCTCGCTGACCGCCGTCGAGGTCGCGGAGCGGGTGACGGCCGGACTGCGCCGGGTGGCGCCCGGCGCCGGGATCGAGGCGCTGCCCGTGGCCGACGGCGGCGACGGCACCGTGGACGCGGCGGTCGCGGCCGGTTTCGAGCGCCGGGAGGTACGGGTCGCCGGGCCCCTGGGGGACGAGGTCACGGCAGCGTTCGCGCTGCGGGGCGACACCGCGGTCGTCGAGATGGCCGAGGCCAGCGGACTGCAACGGCTGCCCGCGGGGACCTTCGCGCCGCTCACCGCGTCGACGTACGGCTCCGGGGAACTGCTGCGTGCCGCACTGGACGCCGGAGCGCGGGTCATCGTGTTCGGTGTCGGGGGCAGCGCCACGACGGACGGAGGCGCGGGGATGCTGGCCGCGCTGGGCGCGCGCTTCCTCGACGCGGACGGCGAGCGGGTGGCGCCCGGTGGCGCGGCGCTCGGCGACGTGGTGACCGCCGACCTGTCCGGTCTGGACGCCCGGCTCGCCTCGGTCGACCTCGTCCTCGCCAGCGACGTGGACAACCCGCTGACCGGTCCCAAGGGTGCCCCGGCCGTGTACGGCCCCCAGAAGGGCGCGAGCCCCGACGACGTGGTGGTCCTGGACACCGCGCTCGCCCACTTCACCACCGTCCTGGAGAAGGCGGTCGGTCCGCGGGCCGCCGAGTACGCGGCCGCGCCCGGGGCCGGAGCGGCCGGCGGCATCGGGTACGGGGCGCTCGTGGTCGGCGCGCGTTTCCGACCCGGCATCGAGGTCATGCTCGACGTGCTCGGCTTCGCCCCGGCCCTCGACCGGGCCGACCTGGTCATCACCGGTGAGGGTTCGCTCGACGAGCAGACCCTGCACGGCAAGGCCCCGGCGGGCGTCGCGGCGGCCGCACGCGCGGCGGGCAAGGAGGTCGTCGCGGTCTGCGGGCGGCTCGCCCTGCCCCCGGAAGCGCTCGGGCGGGCCGGTATCCGGCGGGCGTACCCGCTGACCGACGTCGAGCCCGACATCGCGACGTGCATCGCGGACGCGGGTCCGATCCTGGAGCGCGTCGCGGAGAACATCGGACGCGACTTCCTCCTCTGA
- a CDS encoding DUF1996 domain-containing protein: MRRNTRRRPTGARRATFAAAALILGGGGLVAVNVYASATESWGGASGQQNETKAAGAATIDCPDVGSKLTEVPEAAKAEVDKQLALLDQQISEAYARLASAEQAQTQDPSFVQNAVLGPLKEKRAAVIDRIKIGFKNAGAEPPAMLDGVATCTAVPATPAQNNAGDQNGGGQQQGDNGGGQQQNGNGQQNNGQQGGGAAPVSGPVAADFVDITTVQPNVPQKPGNGGDASTGTFTTTCGVNANKKFNTDNVIVAPGVANGAHHLHDYVGNQSNDAFASNDDLAKGETTCKNQGDKSTYYWPVLRVQDGTQEFDADRNGGGLEGNVGKVLQAKEAQIEFVGSPQSKVVEMPTFLRIITGDAKAFVNGPANANAHWSCTGFEDKVQLTDKYPICPQGASVIRKFAFQSCWDGQNIDSANHRTHVAFADAAGNCANGFKAIPQLSMRLVYDVPRPTLENGQVKNPYAVDGFPEQLHKAITDHDDFINVFDAKLMREMVDCINTGQKCVDGVGNGGGDNGNGGAGGNDGNGGDNGNGGAGGNGGAGGDNGNGGAGGNAGGAGGNGGNGGNGGGGSGEPSKDAPTPSADPTSGGDGGADPGTPAATQRPKPPATTRGSEPDKGGSGDDQGGVVPKADTTTPAAGNDAPAANQGGAADTGQTPATSGDTPAAQVSSQAQGQTEPQTVATGDLAETGTTLWPAAGGGVLVIAGLVLLRRIRRSAV, from the coding sequence GTGAGACGGAACACGCGCAGACGCCCCACAGGGGCACGGCGTGCGACATTTGCCGCAGCCGCGCTGATATTGGGCGGAGGAGGGCTGGTAGCGGTCAATGTCTACGCGTCAGCCACCGAGAGCTGGGGCGGTGCGTCCGGGCAGCAGAACGAGACCAAGGCGGCGGGCGCCGCCACGATCGACTGTCCGGACGTGGGCAGCAAGCTCACGGAGGTGCCGGAGGCCGCGAAGGCGGAGGTCGACAAGCAACTCGCCCTCCTCGACCAGCAGATCTCCGAGGCGTACGCACGCCTCGCCTCGGCGGAGCAGGCCCAGACGCAGGACCCGAGCTTCGTGCAGAACGCGGTCCTCGGTCCGCTGAAGGAGAAGCGGGCCGCGGTCATCGACCGCATCAAGATCGGTTTCAAGAACGCGGGCGCCGAACCGCCGGCCATGCTCGACGGTGTCGCCACCTGCACCGCGGTTCCCGCCACCCCGGCCCAGAACAACGCCGGTGACCAGAACGGCGGCGGACAGCAGCAGGGCGACAACGGCGGTGGCCAGCAGCAGAACGGCAACGGCCAGCAGAACAACGGCCAGCAGGGCGGCGGCGCGGCGCCCGTCAGCGGGCCTGTCGCCGCGGACTTCGTGGACATCACGACCGTCCAGCCGAACGTGCCGCAGAAGCCGGGCAACGGCGGCGACGCCTCCACCGGTACGTTCACGACCACGTGCGGTGTGAACGCCAACAAGAAGTTCAACACCGACAACGTGATCGTCGCCCCCGGTGTCGCCAACGGCGCACACCACCTGCACGACTACGTCGGCAACCAGTCGAACGACGCGTTCGCCAGCAACGACGACCTCGCCAAGGGCGAGACGACGTGCAAGAACCAGGGCGACAAGTCCACGTACTACTGGCCGGTGCTCCGCGTGCAGGACGGCACGCAGGAGTTCGACGCCGACAGGAACGGCGGTGGCCTGGAGGGCAACGTCGGCAAGGTCCTGCAGGCGAAGGAGGCCCAGATCGAGTTCGTGGGCAGCCCGCAGAGCAAGGTCGTCGAGATGCCGACGTTCCTGCGCATCATCACCGGCGACGCGAAGGCGTTCGTCAACGGCCCCGCGAACGCCAACGCGCACTGGAGCTGCACCGGCTTCGAGGACAAGGTGCAGCTGACGGACAAGTACCCGATCTGTCCCCAGGGTGCCAGCGTGATACGGAAGTTCGCCTTCCAGAGCTGCTGGGACGGCCAGAACATCGACAGCGCCAACCACCGTACGCACGTGGCCTTCGCCGACGCGGCCGGTAACTGCGCGAACGGTTTCAAGGCGATTCCGCAGCTGTCGATGCGGCTGGTCTACGACGTTCCGCGGCCGACCCTGGAGAACGGCCAGGTGAAGAACCCGTACGCCGTCGACGGGTTCCCCGAGCAGCTGCACAAGGCCATCACCGACCACGACGACTTCATCAACGTCTTCGACGCGAAGCTGATGCGCGAGATGGTGGACTGCATCAACACCGGTCAGAAGTGCGTCGACGGTGTCGGCAACGGTGGCGGCGACAACGGCAACGGTGGCGCCGGCGGCAATGATGGCAACGGCGGAGACAACGGCAACGGCGGTGCCGGCGGTAACGGTGGCGCCGGCGGGGACAACGGCAACGGCGGTGCCGGCGGCAATGCCGGTGGCGCCGGTGGTAACGGTGGTAACGGCGGGAACGGCGGCGGCGGTTCCGGTGAGCCGTCGAAGGACGCCCCGACCCCGAGTGCCGACCCCACCTCCGGTGGTGACGGCGGCGCCGACCCCGGTACCCCCGCGGCGACGCAGCGGCCGAAGCCCCCGGCCACCACGCGCGGTTCCGAACCGGACAAGGGTGGCTCGGGCGATGACCAGGGCGGAGTCGTGCCCAAGGCGGACACGACGACCCCGGCCGCCGGGAACGACGCGCCCGCGGCGAACCAGGGCGGCGCGGCGGACACCGGGCAGACCCCGGCCACGAGCGGGGACACCCCGGCCGCGCAGGTGTCGTCACAGGCCCAGGGGCAGACCGAACCGCAGACGGTCGCGACCGGCGACCTGGCCGAGACGGGCACGACCCTGTGGCCGGCCGCGGGCGGCGGGGTGCTCGTGATCGCGGGCCTGGTGCTCCTGCGCCGGATCAGGCGCAGCGCCGTGTGA